In Actinoplanes sp. NBC_00393, a single genomic region encodes these proteins:
- a CDS encoding sensor histidine kinase: protein MKVIGLRARVSAAFAVGALLLSACISLVSYESTRNTLFAERERTAVRATYYDAAVVNAGIAGVDPDVLGVLRSLDTGSDRYVLLHLDGRWHSRSADLAADTAVPQRLQAMTAGGEAGAQVIRRDGRPALIVGIPLTRSAVFYEIISLGELQRTLQTLALVLTAVAIMVAAGGAALGWYVTRHALRPLTAVAGAARGIAGGDLTTRLDPHTEPDLAALSVAFNDMADQLARRIERDRRFAADVSHELRSPLQTLEAAASVIHKRRDELDDRGAAAIALLTAEVTRFQHLVNDLLELSRSDQPLLREPVDLAELARRVCRSRELPADLVEVLPETPETWPVDRRRVEQALGNLLDNAIRYGGGPVAVRVGAGFLEVDDAGSGVSEKDRATIFHRFVRGPAAHDRGDGDGTGLGLAIVAEHAAAHGGTATVGERPGGGARFRVELPA, encoded by the coding sequence GTGAAGGTGATCGGCCTGCGGGCCCGGGTCAGCGCGGCCTTCGCCGTCGGCGCGTTGCTGCTGTCGGCGTGCATCAGCCTGGTGTCGTACGAGTCGACCCGCAACACGCTGTTCGCCGAGCGGGAGCGGACCGCGGTCCGGGCCACCTACTATGACGCCGCCGTGGTCAACGCGGGGATCGCCGGTGTCGATCCGGACGTGCTCGGGGTGCTCCGGTCGCTGGACACCGGCTCCGACCGGTACGTGCTGCTCCACCTCGACGGCCGGTGGCACTCCCGCAGCGCCGACCTGGCCGCCGACACCGCGGTCCCGCAGCGGCTGCAGGCGATGACGGCCGGCGGCGAGGCCGGCGCCCAGGTCATCCGCCGCGACGGCCGGCCGGCCCTGATCGTGGGCATCCCGCTGACCCGCTCGGCGGTCTTCTACGAGATCATCTCCCTCGGCGAGCTGCAGCGCACACTGCAGACCCTCGCGCTGGTCCTGACCGCCGTCGCGATCATGGTTGCGGCCGGCGGCGCCGCCCTCGGCTGGTACGTCACCCGGCACGCGTTGCGCCCGCTGACCGCGGTCGCCGGCGCGGCCCGCGGCATCGCCGGTGGCGACCTCACCACCCGCCTCGACCCGCACACCGAACCCGACCTGGCGGCCCTCTCGGTCGCCTTCAACGACATGGCCGACCAGCTCGCCCGCCGGATCGAACGCGACCGGCGGTTCGCCGCCGACGTCAGCCACGAACTGCGGTCACCGTTGCAGACCCTGGAAGCGGCCGCCAGCGTCATCCACAAACGCCGCGACGAACTCGACGATCGCGGCGCCGCCGCGATCGCGCTGCTCACCGCCGAGGTCACCCGGTTCCAGCACCTGGTGAACGACCTTCTCGAACTGTCCCGGAGCGATCAGCCGCTGCTGCGTGAGCCGGTGGACCTCGCCGAGTTGGCCCGCCGGGTGTGCCGGTCCCGTGAGCTGCCCGCCGACCTCGTCGAAGTGCTGCCCGAGACCCCGGAGACCTGGCCGGTCGATCGCCGCAGGGTGGAACAGGCGCTCGGCAACCTGCTGGACAACGCGATCCGCTACGGCGGCGGACCGGTCGCGGTCCGGGTCGGCGCCGGGTTCCTGGAAGTCGACGACGCCGGCTCCGGGGTGTCCGAGAAGGATCGGGCCACCATCTTCCACCGGTTCGTCCGCGGGCCGGCCGCCCACGACCGGGGCGACGGCGACGGCACCGGGCTCGGCCTGGCGATCGTGGCCGAGCACGCCGCGGCACACGGTGGCACCGCCACGGTCGGCGAGCGGCCCGGGGGTGGCGCGCGTTTCCGCGTCGAGCTACCGGCGTAG
- a CDS encoding response regulator transcription factor — translation MTAVLLIEDDDRIRLSLAMALEDEGYTAYTAATAEEGLAEQRRRPAETVLIDLMLPGMDGYECIRQLRRTDDVPIVVVSARDDTHDIVAALEAGADDYVVKPVAVKELAARLRALRRRARTVTQQAVPTTSVLTFGDLEVRPEAGEVRLRGEAVAVTRTEFRLLCELADHPGLVLSRQQLLQRVWGHEFGDERVVDVHVGRLRHKIEPESGNPRHLVTVRGLGYKLQP, via the coding sequence ATGACCGCGGTGCTGCTGATCGAGGACGACGACCGGATCCGCCTCTCCCTGGCGATGGCCCTGGAGGACGAGGGGTACACGGCGTACACGGCGGCGACCGCGGAGGAGGGCCTGGCCGAGCAGCGGCGCCGGCCCGCCGAGACGGTGCTGATCGATCTGATGCTGCCCGGCATGGACGGCTACGAGTGCATCCGCCAGCTGCGGCGTACGGATGACGTGCCGATCGTCGTGGTCAGCGCGCGCGACGACACCCACGACATCGTGGCCGCGCTGGAGGCCGGCGCGGACGACTACGTGGTGAAGCCGGTCGCGGTCAAGGAGCTGGCGGCCCGGCTGCGCGCGTTGCGGCGGCGGGCCCGGACGGTCACCCAGCAAGCGGTGCCGACCACCTCGGTGCTCACCTTCGGTGACCTCGAGGTCCGGCCGGAAGCCGGGGAGGTGCGGCTGCGAGGGGAAGCGGTGGCGGTCACGCGTACGGAGTTCCGGCTCCTTTGCGAACTCGCTGACCATCCCGGCCTCGTGCTGTCCCGCCAGCAGCTGCTGCAACGCGTCTGGGGACACGAGTTCGGCGACGAGCGCGTGGTGGACGTGCACGTCGGACGGCTACGCCACAAGATCGAACCGGAATCCGGCAACCCGCGGCACCTGGTGACTGTGCGCGGCCTGGGCTACAAACTGCAGCCGTGA